The following are encoded in a window of Magnolia sinica isolate HGM2019 chromosome 11, MsV1, whole genome shotgun sequence genomic DNA:
- the LOC131218692 gene encoding cytochrome c oxidase assembly protein COX11, mitochondrial isoform X1: MFWTRVSKNIDLFPSLNQLQSLLPYLSRQVAEASKGGGIPNFARNSDFQLQGFFLRNEYSTLPYVKWCRFSSPGVRRFEGSSFGLRRGYVSQTARERSSQTTFLYLMGLVCAMVGCTYAAVPLYRRFCQATGYGGTVQRRESVEEKIARHAQDGTTTSRELVVQFNADVADGMPWKFVPTQREVRVKPGESTLAFYTAENRSSTPITGVSTYNVTPMKAAVYFNKIQCFCFEEQRLLPGEQIDMPVFFYIDPEFETDPRMDGINNLILSYTFFKVGEE; encoded by the exons ATGTTTTGgactagggtttccaagaataTTGACCTCTTTCCCTCTCTAAATCAATTGCAATCCCTTCTTCCCTACTTGAGCAG ACAAGTTGCAGAAGCTTCTAAAGGTGGTGGGATTCCTAATTTTGCACGAAATTCAGATTTTCAACTACAGGGCTTTTTCCTGCGCAATGAATATAGCACGTTACCGTATGTTAAATGGTGCCGGTTTTCATCGCCTGGTGTGCGGAGGTTTGAAGGATCTTCATTCGGTTTACGGCGAGGCTATGTTTCTCAAACCGCTCGAGAACGGAGCTCGCAAACCACTTTCCTATATCTGATGGGACTGGTTTGTGCTATGGTGGGCTGTACGTATGCTGCTGTCCCTCTCTATAGGAGGTTTTGCCAGGCCACTGGATATGGCGGCACTGTTCAGCGACGGGAG AGTGTGGAGGAAAAGATTGCTCGACATGCTCAAGATGGAACTACCACTTCAAG GGAGCTTGTAGTACAGTTCAATGCTGATGTTGCTGATGGGATGCCATGGAAGTTTGTTCCTACACAAAGAGAG GTCAGAGTCAAACCAGGAGAAAGCACTCTTGCATTTTACACCGCTGAGAATCGCAGTTCAACTCCTATAACTGGTGTATCTACATACAATGTTACCCCAATGAAG GCTGCAGTCTACTTCAATAAAATACAGTGCTTCTGCTTCGAGGAGCAGCGCCTTCTTCCGGGCGAGCAGATTGACATGCCG GTGTTTTTCTACATTGACCCCGAATTCGAGACCGACCCAAGAATGGATGGCATCAACAACTTGATCTTGTCATACACATTTTTCAAGGTCGGTGAGGAATAG
- the LOC131218692 gene encoding cytochrome c oxidase assembly protein COX11, mitochondrial isoform X2: MLLSLSIGGFARPLDMAALFSDGRPESLQSVEEKIARHAQDGTTTSRELVVQFNADVADGMPWKFVPTQREVRVKPGESTLAFYTAENRSSTPITGVSTYNVTPMKAAVYFNKIQCFCFEEQRLLPGEQIDMPVFFYIDPEFETDPRMDGINNLILSYTFFKVGEE; this comes from the exons ATGCTGCTGTCCCTCTCTATAGGAGGTTTTGCCAGGCCACTGGATATGGCGGCACTGTTCAGCGACGGGAG GCCTGAGTCTCTGCAGAGTGTGGAGGAAAAGATTGCTCGACATGCTCAAGATGGAACTACCACTTCAAG GGAGCTTGTAGTACAGTTCAATGCTGATGTTGCTGATGGGATGCCATGGAAGTTTGTTCCTACACAAAGAGAG GTCAGAGTCAAACCAGGAGAAAGCACTCTTGCATTTTACACCGCTGAGAATCGCAGTTCAACTCCTATAACTGGTGTATCTACATACAATGTTACCCCAATGAAG GCTGCAGTCTACTTCAATAAAATACAGTGCTTCTGCTTCGAGGAGCAGCGCCTTCTTCCGGGCGAGCAGATTGACATGCCG GTGTTTTTCTACATTGACCCCGAATTCGAGACCGACCCAAGAATGGATGGCATCAACAACTTGATCTTGTCATACACATTTTTCAAGGTCGGTGAGGAATAG